One Podarcis raffonei isolate rPodRaf1 chromosome 3, rPodRaf1.pri, whole genome shotgun sequence genomic region harbors:
- the FAM98A gene encoding protein FAM98A: MEFELMENDILESLEDLGYKGPLLEDGALTQAASGGASSPEYTKLCAWLVSELRLFCKLEENVQATNSPTEADEFQLEMSGLLGEMNCPYTTLISGDVTKRLLNQKSCLLLLTYLISELEAARMLCVNAPPKKAQEGGGSEVFLELKGICIALGMSKPPANITMFQFFSGIEKKLKETLAKVPANHVGKPLLSKPLGPVHWEKIEAINQAIANEYEVRRKLLVKRLDVTVQSFGWSDRAKSQTEKLAKVYQPKRATLTTKCAISVAHLLAARQDLSKIMRTSSGSIREKTACAINKVLMGRVPDRGGRPNEIEPPPPEMPPWQKRQDGPQQQSGGGRGGRGGYESSYGGRGGYEQGGHDRGGRGGYDQGGYDRGSRGGYDSSYGGRGGHEHGGHERGGRGRGGYDYGARGGGRGGKPQGGWTDGGGSGYQDANYRDSNYRDASFQTGGYHGGGGYQGGGYGGYQSSYSGSGYQGGGGSYQQDNRYQDGHSNDRGGGRGGGRGRGRGGRGGQGGGWGGARGAQNFNQGGQFEQHFQHGGYQYNQSGFGQGRHFTS, translated from the exons tTACAAAGGCCCATTGTTAGAAGACGGTGCTCTGACCCAGGCAGCTTCTGGGGGGGCCAGTTCCCCTGAATATACTAAACTCTGTGCTTGGCTAGTGTCAGAGTTAAGGCTATTTTGCAAACTAGAAGAAAATGTGCAAGCAACTAACA GTCCCACCGAAGCAGATGAGTTCCAGCTTGAAATGAGTGGGTTACTGGGTGAAATGAACTGCCCATATACAACACTAATATCAGGAGACGTCACCAAGCGCCTTCTCAATCAGAAGAGCTGCCTGCTGCTGCTCA CATACCTCATCTCAGAACTGGAAGCTGCCAGAATGCTCTGTGTGAATGCCCCTCCCAAAAAAGCCCAGGAGGGAGGGGGTAGTGAAGTCTTTCTGGAGCTGAAAGGCATATGTATTGCTTTGGGCATGTCCAAGCCTCCTGCCAACATAACTATGTTCCAGTTCTTCAGTGGAATAGAAAAAAAG TTAAAAGAAACATTAGCAAAGGTTCCTGCAAATCATGTAGGAAAACCTTTACTGTCAAAACCACTGGGTCCAGTTCATTGG gAAAAAATTGAAGCTATTAATCAAGCCATAGCCAATGAATATGAAGTCCGGAGGAAATTGTTAGTGAAGCGTCTGGATGTGACTGTCCAGTCGTTTGGCTGGTCAGATCGAGCAAAG AGCCAAACAGAGAAATTGGCTAAAGTCTACCAGCCGAAGCGTGCCACCCTTACTACCAAATGCGCTATATCTGTCGCTCACCTCTTGGCAGCTCGGCAAGACTTGTCAAAGATTATGAGGACGAGCAGCGGGTCCATCAGAGAAAAGACTGCATGTGCTATTAACAAG GTATTAATGGGCCGAGTGCCTGACAGAGGTGGCAGACCCAACGAAATTGAACCTCCTCCTCCCGAAATGCCACCGTGGCAAAAAAGGCAAGATGGTCCTCAGCAGCAAAGTGGTGGAGGCAGGGGTGGCAGAGGTGGCTATGAGTCGTCCTACGGAGGTCGTGGAGGCTATGAGCAAGGGGGCCATGACCGAGGAGGCCGCGGAGGATATGACCAAGGAGGCTACGACCGTGGCAGCCGTGGAGGGTACGACTCATCCTACGGAGGCCGTGGAGGCCATGAACACGGGGGTCACGAGCGAGGAGGGCGAGGACGTGGTGGCTATGACTATGGAGCcagagggggaggcagaggaggcaAACCCCAAGGAGGCTGGACTGATGGTGGAGGAAGTGGCTATCAAGATGCCAACTATAGGGATAGTAACTACAGAGACGCAAGCTTTCAAACTGGGGGTTATCACGGTGGTGGCGGCTATCAAGGAGGTGGCTATGGTGGTTATCAATCTTCATATTCAGGAAGCGGATATCAAGGTGGTGGCGGCAGCTACCAGCAAGACAACAGATATCAAGATGGGCACTCCAATGATCGAGGTGGAGGCCGTGGAGGAGGCCGGGGCCGTGGTCGTGGCGGCCGTGGCGGGCAAGGAGGTGGCTGGGGGGGAGCAAGAGGTGCACAGAACTTTAAtcaaggggggcaatttgagcaGCACTTCCAACATGGGGGATATCAGTACAATCAGTCTGGATTTGGACAAGGAAGACACTTCACAAGCTGA